Within Epilithonimonas zeae, the genomic segment ATAATAGTTTGTTGATTAATAATATCAAAGGATTCCTTTCCCAACATCCGAAATCTGTTTTCTCTGGCGGAATTTCCAGCTATTATGTTTATAGTGAAGACGAAGAAAAACCATCAACAGCGAGTTTTCTTGACAGACAAGGCATTTGGTTGGACGAGTATAATTCTGCAATCCAAATTATACCGAATCAACAACCCGAAGTTTACCATAAAGCAATGCTCGTTCCCGGCGTTGAGATTTTTCCTTACATCAAAGTTTTTAAGCCAATTTTAGGCGATGCAATGTTGGATTTAGGCGGAACAACGCGCTCTCTTGGAATTTCCAACGAACGAAAAGTTTTTGCCAATCCTTACAACAAATCTGTAATTGCGCCAATCATTTGCTACGAAAGTATTTATGGAGAATTCGTGACCGGTTATGTCAAAAAGGGAGCAAATCTTCTAACAATTGTAACAAACGATTCTTGGTGGGGCTATTCGCAAGGTCATAAGCAGTTGCTGGTTTATGCAAAGCTTCGTGCGATAGAAACCAGACGCGAAATTGCAAGAGCAGCGAATAGTGGAACAAGTGCGCACATCAATTCCCGAGGCGATATTGTGGATGAATTACCTTACGGTGCAAAAGGCGCATTAACCGCAAAAGTTAATTTGATAGACAAGGAAACGTTCTACACTAAAAGCGGCGATTTTCTTTCCAGAATTTGTCTTTTTGTGATAGGTGCTTTGTTACTTTTTATTCCCGGGAGAAAGTATTTGAGTAGGAAAAAATAGGAAATCATTTTCTTGCGTAATAACAACTTTGACTGTATAAATGGCTCAAGTTATTTTCTGATATCCAACTGTATTTTAACAAAATATCTTTTTTGAATTGATTAAAATTTACAAATTCGATTTCTCCATTGATAACCGAACCGCCTCTGTAAAAATAATTATTGGCAAATTGATTAACCTTTTTGCAAATAGAATTTAATTTATCCAAATCCTCAGAAGAAATATTAGGATACTTTTTATTAATTCTTTCGTGAATCGGCTTCAACCAATTTTCACCGAATTCCATTGACATCTCCATTGCAGTATTTAATATTTCTTCTGAGAAATTCATTATAAATTTGGCAAATACCTTTCCTTAATAATATTCAAATGATGAATGTTGTGACCAACTGTTAATTTCCCGATGGTTTCCACTTTGATGTCATTTCCATTTACAATTCCAATCAATTGCAGGGCTTCTTCGGGAAGATTTTTAAAGAATTTAATTGATAATTTTCTGGTTAATTTGAATTCTTTTATCAAACTTTTTAAATCCCTTTTATCTGCATAAGAATTATCTGCCCAGGCTTCTTCATCAAATCCCGAAACCAAAGACTGGTCTTTTCTGGAAAATCTGAGCGCACGATAAGCAAAGACTTTTTCCGTATCAATAAGATGTTGCAAAAGTGTTTTCAAACTCCATTTTCCTTCTGCGTAAGCATAATTCCCTTGTTCTTCGGAAAGTGATTCATAAATTTCCAAAGTGGCGTCAGAAGCTATTTTCATCTCTTCAATCCAGTTTTCTGAGGGAACCAAATCCAGGTAACGCTGTATATATTTTTCGAATTCTGTCATCGTTTAGTTGATTGTTCTTGGTTGATTGTTGATAGGTTTATCATATTGGGAAACGTTGTCAGGCTGAGGTTCTCGAAGCCTTTCAATATTAATAAAATAATCATTTATAATTTATCATTCATAATTAAATATCCACTTCCCATTCATAAAAATTCACGTCATCATATTTTTTGAAACCTGCACTTGGATACAGTTGATTTCCAATCCTATTTTCTTTTCCGGTTTCCAGATACATTCCGCAAGAATCGGATGTTCTGCAAAGTTCTTTTGCACTTTCTATCAAAGCTTTGGAAAAACCTTTCCCGCGGGAATTGGAATTCACATAGAGGTCATTCAATAACCAATAACGTTTCATTCTTGTTGATGAAAACAATGGGTATAATTGAACAAACCCCACCAATTTTCCTTCATCTTCTGCTACAAAAATCTCAGAATCTTTTTTTTCCAATCTTTCGGATAAAAATTGCTCTGCACCTGATAAATCAGATGTTTTGTGATAGAACATTCTGTACTCATCAAATAGTTGTGAAAGCTGAACCAAATCGTCCTGAGTTGCTTTTCTAATATTATTCTTCATCTTCGTATTGTTCAAGATAATAACTGAATGTAAAGCCTTCCACCTCATCTTCAGAATCTTCCAAAGTTGTCAGAAGATCTTCAAATAATTCCAATTGGTCAACGCTCATATTCACAAATTCCAGATGAAGTGGCATTTCTAATCCTCCGGAAATCACATCAGAAAGCGCATCAAGATTATCTCCAAAATGTTCCGGCAATTCTAATTTTGATTTCAGTTGTTCGTAAAAATCTTCGTAATCGCCAATGTCGACGAAATCTATATATATTTCTTTCATTTTTGTATAATTTTGTCGGAAGTCGGAAGACCGATGTCCGAAGTTTTTTAATATTGAATTTTAATTTCATTCTGAGCAAACTGAAAGAACCGAATCAGAAATCTTCTGACTTCTGACCTCAAGCTTCTGACTATTGTTTCTCAAACGATTTATAATGATTCTTCGTGAGCCAAACATCGCCATTTTTTGTAAAGACAATTCGGTCGGCGCCTCGGTTTCCGCAATTATAATTCACATCAGCTTCGTAATATTGTTCGCCTTTTGGCAATTTTTTTTCACGATTACTGAATTTATCTCCGCCAATGGCTTTTCCCGGTAAAACATCGCAAAGATTACCTTTGGAAGGATTCCAGCCCTTGCTTTTAGCTTCAGATTTTGTGATGTAATAATTGGGTAGTTTATGGTTGGATTTCACATAAGAAATCACGGAATTATCTTCTGTTAACTGTCCAATAGTTGCATATTCAACAATTTTAAAATCAAGCCCATTATCTGATAAAATATTAGGGTTATCATCCTGTTTTACCGTTATTCCAGATTGCGCAACCTCGGTCTTCCGAATTTCAGCATCCGACTTCTTCTCGATTTTATAATTCGAAATCAGATACATTGTCAATATTCCGGCAAATGCTCCGACGAGAAAGAAAAACAGGGTTTTCAGTTTTGGATTCATTGATGAAAATTTCTATGCTAAAATAATGAAAACCTTGATTCTTACAGAAGAAAAAACAAATTTTAAAAAAAAATTGTCCTTAGCCTAATTTTTCTATATTTGGCAGCAAAGATAAAAATATGAATTCCGACACAATGGATAACTTAAAAATGATAGCCGAAACGGCCAAAGATTTCGCTGAAAAAAACATTCGCCCAAACATTATGGATTGGGACGAGAGCCAGACTTTTCCTGTAGAACTGTTTCATCAGTTGGGAGAATTGGGTTTTATGGGAATTGTGATTCCTGAAGAATATGGCGGTTCCGGGCTTGGTTATCAGGAATATGTGACCATTTTAGACGAGATTTCTCAGGTTGACCCATCGATTGGATTATCT encodes:
- a CDS encoding ribonuclease domain-containing protein, giving the protein MNPKLKTLFFFLVGAFAGILTMYLISNYKIEKKSDAEIRKTEVAQSGITVKQDDNPNILSDNGLDFKIVEYATIGQLTEDNSVISYVKSNHKLPNYYITKSEAKSKGWNPSKGNLCDVLPGKAIGGDKFSNREKKLPKGEQYYEADVNYNCGNRGADRIVFTKNGDVWLTKNHYKSFEKQ
- a CDS encoding GNAT family N-acetyltransferase — encoded protein: MKNNIRKATQDDLVQLSQLFDEYRMFYHKTSDLSGAEQFLSERLEKKDSEIFVAEDEGKLVGFVQLYPLFSSTRMKRYWLLNDLYVNSNSRGKGFSKALIESAKELCRTSDSCGMYLETGKENRIGNQLYPSAGFKKYDDVNFYEWEVDI
- a CDS encoding DinB family protein; this translates as MTEFEKYIQRYLDLVPSENWIEEMKIASDATLEIYESLSEEQGNYAYAEGKWSLKTLLQHLIDTEKVFAYRALRFSRKDQSLVSGFDEEAWADNSYADKRDLKSLIKEFKLTRKLSIKFFKNLPEEALQLIGIVNGNDIKVETIGKLTVGHNIHHLNIIKERYLPNL
- a CDS encoding barstar family protein yields the protein MKEIYIDFVDIGDYEDFYEQLKSKLELPEHFGDNLDALSDVISGGLEMPLHLEFVNMSVDQLELFEDLLTTLEDSEDEVEGFTFSYYLEQYEDEE